The Anopheles coluzzii chromosome 2, AcolN3, whole genome shotgun sequence genome window below encodes:
- the LOC120953716 gene encoding tyrosine-protein phosphatase 10D isoform X8 translates to MQSTLERRKKMQPPTLHTHKQPERSDPATERRMGRRKLAAPGSMRLSSGLGLRELLLSSCLVVLLLAQQCYGADLVIEIPGNQGLDDSFYRLDYYPPIGNPAPNATIASRDVGDEIQFSNGLPGTRYNFWLYYTNSTHKDWLTWTVSITTAPDPPANLTVIPRSGKNVIINWSPPAQGNYSSFKLKILGLSDNFATNQTVAIEDNQFQYMVRDLTPGATYQVQAYTLYDGKESVAYTSRNFTTKRYRHKDLLDIKILREPNTPGKFIVWFRNETTLLVLWQPPYPAGIYTHYKVSIEPPDALGSVLYVQKEGEPPGPAQAAFKGLVPGRAYNISVQTMSEDEISLPTTAQYRTVPLRPMNVTFDKKSITENSFKVMWEAPKGTSEFDKYQVSLSTSRRQQAVLRNDNENMAWLEFKDNLDPGKTYQVVVKTVSGKVTSWPASGDVTLKPLPVKQLQSYTDSKTGVITISWKPDELSTQDEYRISYHELETNNGDSSTMSTNQTSFALESLLPGRNYSVTVQALSRKMESNETVIFVVTRPSSPIIEDLKSIREGLNISWKSDVNSKQDKYEVTYTRNDTNDGKTVLTTESRLVFTNLYPGAGYEVKVFAVSHGLRSEPHSYFQAVYPNPPRNMTIEKVTSNSVLVHWKPPERSEFTEYSIRYRTESEKQWIRLPSVKATEADVTDMTPGEKYTIQVNTVSYGVESPNPQQVNQTVRPNPVSNIAPLVDSNNITLEFPRPEGRVETYIIHWWPTEQPEQVSMKNFTEVNTILPYPGTLSDDEKTVEEPPLVRLLIGDLMSGVMYNFKIQTISYGLTSDLTKLQTRTMPLIQSEVVIVNNMHTRDMVTLSYTPTPQQSSKFDLYRFSLGDPSIPDKEKLANDTDRKVTFTGLTPGRLYNITVWTVSGKVSSQPIQRQDRMFPDPITMLEATSINDTWIALKWDIPKGEYTSFEVQYLMNDSHYVQNYTVNNHITITDLKPHRNYTITVVVRSGTESSVLRVSLPISANFQTKEALPGRMDKFAPIDIQPSEITFEWSLPPNEQNGIIRQFTITYGLDGSQHTQVKDFRPNELRGSIKALQPGKSYVFRIQAKTAIGYGPEHIWKQKMPILAPPKPETQVVPTEVGSSATTIEIRFRKHYFSDQNGVVTTYTIIIAEDDSKNASGLEMPSWRDVQSYSVWPPYQVIEPYYPFKNSSVEDFTIGTENCDAKKTGYCNGPLKSGTTYKVKVRAFTAPDKFTDTAYSYPIRTAQDNTSLIVSITVPLLIIAMLVGVVLFLRRRRHTGRKTTEQRTNDNMSLPDSTIETSRPVLVKNFAEHYRMMSADSDFRFSEEFEELKHIGRDQPCTFADLPCNRPKNRFTNILPYDHSRFKLQPVDDEEGSDYINANYVPGHNSPREFIVTQGPLHSTRDDFWRMCWESNSRAIVMLTRTFEKGREKCDHYWPHDTVPVYYGDIKVTLLNDSHYPDWVITEFMMTRGEQQRIIRHFHFTTWPDFGVPNPPQTLARFVRAFRERVGPDQRPIVVHCSAGVGRSGTFITLDRILQQIQVSDYVDIFGIVWAMRKERVWMVQTEQQYICIHQCLLVVLEGKEGTEREIHDNQGYEDDEGIAESGM, encoded by the exons GCCCGCCAATCTGACCGTGATACCGCGCAGCGGCAAGAACGTCATCATCAACTGGAGTCCACCGGCCCAGGGCAACTATTCGTCGTTCAAGCTGAAGATCCTCGGCCTGTCGGACAACTTTGCCACCAACCAGACGGTGGCGATCGAAGACAATCAGTTCCAGTACATGGTGCGGGACCTGACGCCCGGCGCGACGTACCAGGTGCAGGCCTACACGCTCTACGATGGCAAAGAGTCGGTGGCTTACACGAGCCGCAACTTCACCACAA AGCGCTATCGGCACAAAGATCTGCTGGACATTAAGATTCTGCGAG AACCTAACACACCGGGAAAGTTCATCGTGTGGTTCCGCAATGAAACGACGCTCTTGGTGCTATGGCAGCCGCCCTATCCAGCCGGCATATACACCCACTACAAGGTGTCGATCGAACCGCCGGATGCGCTCGGCAGTGTACTGTACGTGCAGAAGGAGGGCGAACCGCCCGGCCCGGCTCAGGCCGCGTTCAAAGGTCTCGTTCCGGGCAGAGCCTACAACATCTCGGTGCAGACCATGTCGGAGGATGAAATATCGCTTCCGACCACCGCCCAGTACCGCACCGTGCCGTTGCGTCCGATGAACGTAACGTTCGACAAAAAGTCCATCACGGAAAACTCGTTCAAAGTGATGTGGGAAGCGCCGAAGGGCACGAGCGAGTTCGACAAATATCAGGTCTCGCTGTCAACGTCCCGGCGACAGCAGGCGGTACTGCGAAATGACAACGAAAATATGGCCTGGCTCGAGTTCAAGGACAATCTCGACCCGGGCAAAACGTACCAGGTCGTGGTGAAGACCGTCTCAGGCAAGGTAACGTCCTGGCCGGCGAGCGGCGACGTTACGCTGAAACCGCTCCCCGTCAAGCAGTTGCAATCGTACACCGATAGCAAAACCGGCGTCATTACCATCTCCTGGAAGCCGGACGAGCTGAGCACACAGGACGAGTATCGCATCAGCTATCACGAGCTGGAAACGAATAATGGCGATTCGAGCACGATGAGCACCAATCAAACCTCGTTTGCGCTGGAATCGCTGCTTCCGGGGCGGAACTACTCCGTTACCGTGCAGGCACTGTCGCGCAAGATGGAATCCAACGAAACGGTCATCTTCGTCGTAACGCGACCCTCCTCGCCGATTATCGAAGATCTTAAGTCGATCCGCGAGGGGCTCAACATTAGCTGGAAGAGTGACGTGAACTCAAAGCAGGACAAGTACGAGGTGACCTACACGCGCAACGATACCAATGATGGCAAGACAGTGCTGACCACGGAGAGTCGGCTGGTCTTTACGAATCTCTACCCCGGCGCCGGCTACGAAGTGAAGGTATTCGCCGTGAGCCATGGATTGCGCAGCGAGCCGCACTCGTACTTCCAGGCAGTCT ATCCAAACCCACCGAGAAACATGACGATTGAAAAGGTGACGAGCAACTCGGTGCTCGTGCACTGGAAACCGCCAGAGCGGTCCGAGTTCACCGAGTACTCCATCCGGTATCGCACGGAAAGTGAAAAGCAATGGATTCGGCTACCCTCGGTAAAGGCAACCGAAGCGGACGTTACCGATATGACGCCGGGTGAAAAGTACACTATTCAGGTGAACACCGTCAGCTACGGCGTGGAAAGTCCCAATCCGCAGCAGGTGAACCAAACGGTGCGGCCGAATCCCGTCTCCAACATTGCTCCGCTGGTGGACTCGAACAACATTACGCTTGAGTTCCCAAGACCGGAGGGCCGCGTGGAAACGTACATCATTCACTGGTGGCCAACCGAGCAGCCGGAGCAAGTATCGATGAAAAATTTCACAGAAGTTAATACAA TACTACCGTATCCCGGCACATTGAGCGACGATGAAAAGACGGTGGAAGAACCGCCGCTTGTACGATTGCTTATTGGAGATCTGATGTCCGGTGTAATGTACAACTTCAAAATCCAAACCATCTCGTACGGCTTGACAAGCGATCTTACTAAGCTGCAAACGCGCACGATGCCGTTGATACAATCCGAAGTGGTGATCGTGAACAATATGCACACGCGGGACATGGTTACGCTCAGCTACACGCCCACCCCACAGCAGTCGTCGAAGTTCGATCTGTACCGCTTCTCGCTTGGCGATCCTAGCATTCCAGATAAGGAAAAGCTGGCGAACGATACCGACCGGAAGGTAACATTCACCGGTCTCACTCCTGGCCGGCTGTACAACATAACCGTGTGGACGGTGAGTGGAAAGGTATCGAGCCAGCCGATCCAGCGACAGGATCGCATGTTCCCCGACCCCATCACCATGCTCGAAGCGACCAGCATCAACGACACCTGGATTGCGCTCAAGTGGGACATTCCCAAGGGAGAATACACCTCGTTCGAGGTGCAATATCTAATGAACGATTCGCACTATGTGCAGAACTATACTGTCAACAATCATATCACCATAACGGACCTGAAGCCTCACCGTAACTACACCATTACGGTGGTGGTCCGTTCGGGAACGGAGTCGAGCGTGCTGCGCGTCAGCCTGCCTATTTCGGCCAACTTCCAAACGAAGGAAGCGCTCCCGGGACGGATGGACAAGTTCGCGCCGATCGATATTCAGCCGAGCGAAATAACGTTCGAATGGTCACTGCCACCGAACGAACAGAATGGCATAATCCGTCAGTTTACGATCACCTACGGGTTGGATGGTTCGCAGCACACCCAGGTGAAGGACTTCCGACCGAATGAGCTGCGCGGCTCGATCAAGGCACTGCAGCCGGGCAAATCGTACGTGTTCCGCATCCAGGCAAAGACAGCCATCGGCTACGGGCCGGAGCATATCTGGAAGCAGAAGATGCCAATTCTCGCCCCACCAAAGCCGGAAACGCAAGTCGTTCCAACGGAGGTGGGTAGCAGCGCTACGACCATCGAAATACGCTTCCGCAAACATTACTTCAGCGATCAGAATGGAGTTGTGACTACGTACACTATCATAATTGCCGAAGATGATTCGAAGAACGCGTCGGGCCTGGAAATGCCCAGCTGGCGCGATGTGCAATCGTACAGCGTGTGGCCACCGTACCAAGTGATCGAACCGTACTATCCGTTCAAGAACAGCTCGGTAGAGGATTTCACCATTGGCACCGAGAACTGTGACGCAAAGAAAACGGGCTATTGCAATGGTCCGCTTAAATCAGGCACTACGTACAAGGTGAAGGTGCGAGCATTCACGGCACCGGACAAATTCACCGATACGGCCTATAGCTATCCCATCCGCACCG CCCAAGACAATACATCGCTCATTGTGTCGATTACCGTACCATTACTGATCATTGCAATGCTTGTCGGTGTGGTACTGTTCCTGCGTCGACGACGACACACCGGCCGCAAAACCACCGAGCAACGAACTAACGACAATATGTCCCTTCCGGACAGTACCATCGAAACTAGCCGTCCGGTATTGGTGAAAAATTTTGCCGAACACTATCGTATGATGTCCGCAGACTCCGATTTTAG ATTTAGCGAGGAGTTCGAAGAGCTGAAACATATCGGGCGCGATCAACCATGCACATTTGCGGATCTGCCGTGCAATAGGCCTAAGAATCggtttacaaacattttacCATATGACCATTCCCGATTTAAACTTCAACCCGTGGACGACGAGGAAGGTTCGGACTACATTAATGCTAACTACGTCCCG GGCCACAACTCGCCGAGAGAATTTATTGTGACGCAAGGTCCACTACACTCGACGCGGGACGATTTCTGGCGAATGTGCTGGGAAAGCAATTCGCGTGCGATTGTGATGCTAACGCGGACCTTTGAGAAGGGTCGCGAAAAGTGCGATCACTACTGGCCGCACGATACCGTACCAGTATATTACGGTGACATTAAAGTGACACTACTTAACGATAGCCATTATCCCGACTGGGTCATCACAGAGTTTATGATGACGAGG GGCGAGCAACAGCGCATAATACGTCATTTCCACTTCACGACGTGGCCCGACTTTGGTGTGCCAAATCCTCCTCAAACGCTTGCACGGTTCGTGCGAGCCTTCCGCGAGCGCGTCGGACCTGATCAGCGGCCGATCGTAGTGCACTGTAGTGCCGGTGTCGGGCGGTCCGGCACCTTCATCACGCTGGACAGAATATTGCAGCAAATCCAGGTGTCAGACTATGTTGACATCTTTGGCATCGTCTGGGCAATGCGAAAAG AACGTGTCTGGATGGTACAAACGGAGCAGCAATATATCTGCATTCACCAGTGTTTGCTGGTCGTGCTGGAGGGTAAGGAAGGCACTGAGCGTGAGATTCACGACAATCAAGGCTACGAAG ATGACGAAGGAATCGCTGAGTCGGGAATGTAA
- the LOC120953716 gene encoding tyrosine-protein phosphatase 10D isoform X9, translating to MQSTLERRKKMQPPTLHTHKQPERSDPATERRMGRRKLAAPGSMRLSSGLGLRELLLSSCLVVLLLAQQCYGADLVIEIPGNQGLDDSFYRLDYYPPIGNPAPNATIASRDVGDEIQFSNGLPGTRYNFWLYYTNSTHKDWLTWTVSITTAPDPPANLTVIPRSGKNVIINWSPPAQGNYSSFKLKILGLSDNFATNQTVAIEDNQFQYMVRDLTPGATYQVQAYTLYDGKESVAYTSRNFTTKPNTPGKFIVWFRNETTLLVLWQPPYPAGIYTHYKVSIEPPDALGSVLYVQKEGEPPGPAQAAFKGLVPGRAYNISVQTMSEDEISLPTTAQYRTVPLRPMNVTFDKKSITENSFKVMWEAPKGTSEFDKYQVSLSTSRRQQAVLRNDNENMAWLEFKDNLDPGKTYQVVVKTVSGKVTSWPASGDVTLKPLPVKQLQSYTDSKTGVITISWKPDELSTQDEYRISYHELETNNGDSSTMSTNQTSFALESLLPGRNYSVTVQALSRKMESNETVIFVVTRPSSPIIEDLKSIREGLNISWKSDVNSKQDKYEVTYTRNDTNDGKTVLTTESRLVFTNLYPGAGYEVKVFAVSHGLRSEPHSYFQAVYPNPPRNMTIEKVTSNSVLVHWKPPERSEFTEYSIRYRTESEKQWIRLPSVKATEADVTDMTPGEKYTIQVNTVSYGVESPNPQQVNQTVRPNPVSNIAPLVDSNNITLEFPRPEGRVETYIIHWWPTEQPEQVSMKNFTEVNTILPYPGTLSDDEKTVEEPPLVRLLIGDLMSGVMYNFKIQTISYGLTSDLTKLQTRTMPLIQSEVVIVNNMHTRDMVTLSYTPTPQQSSKFDLYRFSLGDPSIPDKEKLANDTDRKVTFTGLTPGRLYNITVWTVSGKVSSQPIQRQDRMFPDPITMLEATSINDTWIALKWDIPKGEYTSFEVQYLMNDSHYVQNYTVNNHITITDLKPHRNYTITVVVRSGTESSVLRVSLPISANFQTKEALPGRMDKFAPIDIQPSEITFEWSLPPNEQNGIIRQFTITYGLDGSQHTQVKDFRPNELRGSIKALQPGKSYVFRIQAKTAIGYGPEHIWKQKMPILAPPKPETQVVPTEVGSSATTIEIRFRKHYFSDQNGVVTTYTIIIAEDDSKNASGLEMPSWRDVQSYSVWPPYQVIEPYYPFKNSSVEDFTIGTENCDAKKTGYCNGPLKSGTTYKVKVRAFTAPDKFTDTAYSYPIRTAQDNTSLIVSITVPLLIIAMLVGVVLFLRRRRHTGRKTTEQRTNDNMSLPDSTIETSRPVLVKNFAEHYRMMSADSDFRFSEEFEELKHIGRDQPCTFADLPCNRPKNRFTNILPYDHSRFKLQPVDDEEGSDYINANYVPGHNSPREFIVTQGPLHSTRDDFWRMCWESNSRAIVMLTRTFEKGREKCDHYWPHDTVPVYYGDIKVTLLNDSHYPDWVITEFMMTRGEQQRIIRHFHFTTWPDFGVPNPPQTLARFVRAFRERVGPDQRPIVVHCSAGVGRSGTFITLDRILQQIQVSDYVDIFGIVWAMRKERVWMVQTEQQYICIHQCLLVVLEGKEGTEREIHDNQGYEDDEGIAESGM from the exons GCCCGCCAATCTGACCGTGATACCGCGCAGCGGCAAGAACGTCATCATCAACTGGAGTCCACCGGCCCAGGGCAACTATTCGTCGTTCAAGCTGAAGATCCTCGGCCTGTCGGACAACTTTGCCACCAACCAGACGGTGGCGATCGAAGACAATCAGTTCCAGTACATGGTGCGGGACCTGACGCCCGGCGCGACGTACCAGGTGCAGGCCTACACGCTCTACGATGGCAAAGAGTCGGTGGCTTACACGAGCCGCAACTTCACCACAA AACCTAACACACCGGGAAAGTTCATCGTGTGGTTCCGCAATGAAACGACGCTCTTGGTGCTATGGCAGCCGCCCTATCCAGCCGGCATATACACCCACTACAAGGTGTCGATCGAACCGCCGGATGCGCTCGGCAGTGTACTGTACGTGCAGAAGGAGGGCGAACCGCCCGGCCCGGCTCAGGCCGCGTTCAAAGGTCTCGTTCCGGGCAGAGCCTACAACATCTCGGTGCAGACCATGTCGGAGGATGAAATATCGCTTCCGACCACCGCCCAGTACCGCACCGTGCCGTTGCGTCCGATGAACGTAACGTTCGACAAAAAGTCCATCACGGAAAACTCGTTCAAAGTGATGTGGGAAGCGCCGAAGGGCACGAGCGAGTTCGACAAATATCAGGTCTCGCTGTCAACGTCCCGGCGACAGCAGGCGGTACTGCGAAATGACAACGAAAATATGGCCTGGCTCGAGTTCAAGGACAATCTCGACCCGGGCAAAACGTACCAGGTCGTGGTGAAGACCGTCTCAGGCAAGGTAACGTCCTGGCCGGCGAGCGGCGACGTTACGCTGAAACCGCTCCCCGTCAAGCAGTTGCAATCGTACACCGATAGCAAAACCGGCGTCATTACCATCTCCTGGAAGCCGGACGAGCTGAGCACACAGGACGAGTATCGCATCAGCTATCACGAGCTGGAAACGAATAATGGCGATTCGAGCACGATGAGCACCAATCAAACCTCGTTTGCGCTGGAATCGCTGCTTCCGGGGCGGAACTACTCCGTTACCGTGCAGGCACTGTCGCGCAAGATGGAATCCAACGAAACGGTCATCTTCGTCGTAACGCGACCCTCCTCGCCGATTATCGAAGATCTTAAGTCGATCCGCGAGGGGCTCAACATTAGCTGGAAGAGTGACGTGAACTCAAAGCAGGACAAGTACGAGGTGACCTACACGCGCAACGATACCAATGATGGCAAGACAGTGCTGACCACGGAGAGTCGGCTGGTCTTTACGAATCTCTACCCCGGCGCCGGCTACGAAGTGAAGGTATTCGCCGTGAGCCATGGATTGCGCAGCGAGCCGCACTCGTACTTCCAGGCAGTCT ATCCAAACCCACCGAGAAACATGACGATTGAAAAGGTGACGAGCAACTCGGTGCTCGTGCACTGGAAACCGCCAGAGCGGTCCGAGTTCACCGAGTACTCCATCCGGTATCGCACGGAAAGTGAAAAGCAATGGATTCGGCTACCCTCGGTAAAGGCAACCGAAGCGGACGTTACCGATATGACGCCGGGTGAAAAGTACACTATTCAGGTGAACACCGTCAGCTACGGCGTGGAAAGTCCCAATCCGCAGCAGGTGAACCAAACGGTGCGGCCGAATCCCGTCTCCAACATTGCTCCGCTGGTGGACTCGAACAACATTACGCTTGAGTTCCCAAGACCGGAGGGCCGCGTGGAAACGTACATCATTCACTGGTGGCCAACCGAGCAGCCGGAGCAAGTATCGATGAAAAATTTCACAGAAGTTAATACAA TACTACCGTATCCCGGCACATTGAGCGACGATGAAAAGACGGTGGAAGAACCGCCGCTTGTACGATTGCTTATTGGAGATCTGATGTCCGGTGTAATGTACAACTTCAAAATCCAAACCATCTCGTACGGCTTGACAAGCGATCTTACTAAGCTGCAAACGCGCACGATGCCGTTGATACAATCCGAAGTGGTGATCGTGAACAATATGCACACGCGGGACATGGTTACGCTCAGCTACACGCCCACCCCACAGCAGTCGTCGAAGTTCGATCTGTACCGCTTCTCGCTTGGCGATCCTAGCATTCCAGATAAGGAAAAGCTGGCGAACGATACCGACCGGAAGGTAACATTCACCGGTCTCACTCCTGGCCGGCTGTACAACATAACCGTGTGGACGGTGAGTGGAAAGGTATCGAGCCAGCCGATCCAGCGACAGGATCGCATGTTCCCCGACCCCATCACCATGCTCGAAGCGACCAGCATCAACGACACCTGGATTGCGCTCAAGTGGGACATTCCCAAGGGAGAATACACCTCGTTCGAGGTGCAATATCTAATGAACGATTCGCACTATGTGCAGAACTATACTGTCAACAATCATATCACCATAACGGACCTGAAGCCTCACCGTAACTACACCATTACGGTGGTGGTCCGTTCGGGAACGGAGTCGAGCGTGCTGCGCGTCAGCCTGCCTATTTCGGCCAACTTCCAAACGAAGGAAGCGCTCCCGGGACGGATGGACAAGTTCGCGCCGATCGATATTCAGCCGAGCGAAATAACGTTCGAATGGTCACTGCCACCGAACGAACAGAATGGCATAATCCGTCAGTTTACGATCACCTACGGGTTGGATGGTTCGCAGCACACCCAGGTGAAGGACTTCCGACCGAATGAGCTGCGCGGCTCGATCAAGGCACTGCAGCCGGGCAAATCGTACGTGTTCCGCATCCAGGCAAAGACAGCCATCGGCTACGGGCCGGAGCATATCTGGAAGCAGAAGATGCCAATTCTCGCCCCACCAAAGCCGGAAACGCAAGTCGTTCCAACGGAGGTGGGTAGCAGCGCTACGACCATCGAAATACGCTTCCGCAAACATTACTTCAGCGATCAGAATGGAGTTGTGACTACGTACACTATCATAATTGCCGAAGATGATTCGAAGAACGCGTCGGGCCTGGAAATGCCCAGCTGGCGCGATGTGCAATCGTACAGCGTGTGGCCACCGTACCAAGTGATCGAACCGTACTATCCGTTCAAGAACAGCTCGGTAGAGGATTTCACCATTGGCACCGAGAACTGTGACGCAAAGAAAACGGGCTATTGCAATGGTCCGCTTAAATCAGGCACTACGTACAAGGTGAAGGTGCGAGCATTCACGGCACCGGACAAATTCACCGATACGGCCTATAGCTATCCCATCCGCACCG CCCAAGACAATACATCGCTCATTGTGTCGATTACCGTACCATTACTGATCATTGCAATGCTTGTCGGTGTGGTACTGTTCCTGCGTCGACGACGACACACCGGCCGCAAAACCACCGAGCAACGAACTAACGACAATATGTCCCTTCCGGACAGTACCATCGAAACTAGCCGTCCGGTATTGGTGAAAAATTTTGCCGAACACTATCGTATGATGTCCGCAGACTCCGATTTTAG ATTTAGCGAGGAGTTCGAAGAGCTGAAACATATCGGGCGCGATCAACCATGCACATTTGCGGATCTGCCGTGCAATAGGCCTAAGAATCggtttacaaacattttacCATATGACCATTCCCGATTTAAACTTCAACCCGTGGACGACGAGGAAGGTTCGGACTACATTAATGCTAACTACGTCCCG GGCCACAACTCGCCGAGAGAATTTATTGTGACGCAAGGTCCACTACACTCGACGCGGGACGATTTCTGGCGAATGTGCTGGGAAAGCAATTCGCGTGCGATTGTGATGCTAACGCGGACCTTTGAGAAGGGTCGCGAAAAGTGCGATCACTACTGGCCGCACGATACCGTACCAGTATATTACGGTGACATTAAAGTGACACTACTTAACGATAGCCATTATCCCGACTGGGTCATCACAGAGTTTATGATGACGAGG GGCGAGCAACAGCGCATAATACGTCATTTCCACTTCACGACGTGGCCCGACTTTGGTGTGCCAAATCCTCCTCAAACGCTTGCACGGTTCGTGCGAGCCTTCCGCGAGCGCGTCGGACCTGATCAGCGGCCGATCGTAGTGCACTGTAGTGCCGGTGTCGGGCGGTCCGGCACCTTCATCACGCTGGACAGAATATTGCAGCAAATCCAGGTGTCAGACTATGTTGACATCTTTGGCATCGTCTGGGCAATGCGAAAAG AACGTGTCTGGATGGTACAAACGGAGCAGCAATATATCTGCATTCACCAGTGTTTGCTGGTCGTGCTGGAGGGTAAGGAAGGCACTGAGCGTGAGATTCACGACAATCAAGGCTACGAAG ATGACGAAGGAATCGCTGAGTCGGGAATGTAA